The Leucobacter chromiiresistens genome has a window encoding:
- a CDS encoding class I SAM-dependent RNA methyltransferase: MTALHSSAPLEPGVEVDLVVTGIAHGGVGVARHEGRVVFVADAIPGERVRARVTDAKKKSFARATAVEVLDASPDRREHVWAEAAIARDPEHRAGGAEFGHISLERQRALKAEVLADAMQRFGGVQLTAEGADDAADALADIVEPPPVFVDDEDADPDPAADSGLGYRTRVRLHVDPETGAVGPYAARSRRVIPVESLPLATEGINQIAPLAEAMPGVDTVDLVDPSGDDPRMLLTLAGEKQRSGASDPIHEWVEDRGFLVRAGGFWQVHRAAPAVLFTAVRDAIGELIDDGRFDPVAGNLDLYGGAGLLAAAVAEAAGPGVKIATVEAEAAATEDAAENLSAIVGALAHTARVDRHLADLLRASGPVRERLRRGTVVLDPPRAGAGNGVTAQLAELAPMNIVYVACDPVSLARDTKSLRDSGYELTGLRAFDIFPHTHHFESLAVFQRA; this comes from the coding sequence ATGACTGCATTGCACAGCTCAGCCCCGCTCGAACCCGGCGTCGAGGTCGACCTCGTCGTCACCGGCATCGCCCACGGCGGTGTCGGTGTCGCGCGTCACGAGGGCCGCGTGGTCTTCGTGGCCGACGCGATCCCCGGCGAACGGGTGCGGGCCCGCGTCACCGATGCGAAGAAGAAGTCGTTCGCCCGGGCGACGGCCGTCGAGGTGCTCGACGCCTCCCCCGATCGCCGCGAGCACGTCTGGGCGGAGGCCGCCATCGCGCGGGATCCCGAGCACCGGGCCGGGGGCGCCGAATTCGGGCACATCTCGCTCGAGCGCCAGCGGGCGCTGAAGGCCGAGGTGCTCGCTGACGCGATGCAGCGCTTCGGCGGCGTGCAGCTGACCGCCGAGGGCGCGGACGACGCGGCTGACGCCCTCGCCGACATCGTCGAGCCGCCTCCCGTCTTCGTCGACGACGAGGACGCCGATCCCGACCCCGCCGCCGACTCGGGCCTGGGCTACCGCACGCGCGTGCGCCTCCACGTCGATCCCGAGACCGGCGCCGTCGGCCCGTACGCCGCCCGCAGCCGCCGCGTGATCCCCGTCGAGTCGCTGCCGCTCGCGACCGAGGGCATCAACCAGATCGCGCCCCTCGCCGAGGCCATGCCCGGCGTCGACACCGTCGACCTCGTCGATCCGTCGGGCGACGACCCGCGCATGCTGCTCACCCTCGCCGGGGAGAAGCAGCGGTCGGGCGCGAGCGATCCGATCCACGAGTGGGTCGAGGATCGCGGGTTCCTCGTGCGCGCCGGCGGGTTCTGGCAGGTGCACCGCGCCGCTCCCGCCGTGCTCTTCACGGCCGTGCGCGACGCGATCGGCGAGCTCATCGACGACGGCAGGTTCGACCCGGTCGCCGGCAACCTCGACCTCTACGGCGGGGCGGGGCTGCTCGCCGCCGCCGTGGCCGAGGCAGCCGGGCCGGGCGTGAAGATCGCCACAGTCGAGGCGGAGGCGGCCGCCACGGAGGACGCGGCCGAGAACCTCTCCGCGATCGTCGGGGCGCTCGCGCACACCGCGCGGGTCGACCGGCACCTCGCGGATCTGCTGCGCGCCTCGGGGCCCGTGCGGGAGCGCCTGCGCCGCGGCACCGTCGTGCTCGACCCGCCGCGGGCGGGCGCCGGCAACGGCGTCACCGCGCAGCTCGCCGAGCTCGCGCCGATGAACATCGTCTACGTCGCCTGCGACCCGGTGTCGCTCGCCCGCGACACGAAGTCGCTGCGCGACTCGGGGTACGAGCTCACCGGGCTCCGCGCGTTCGACATCTTCCCGCACACGCACCACTTCGAATCGCTCGCCGTCTTCCAGCGCGCGTGA
- a CDS encoding LysR family transcriptional regulator, which produces MTTAFTLVQLSYFSAVARLENMTAAAAELSVTQSTLSSAISQLERELAVELFTRDRGRGLQLTPAGRALLARGPALLEEAELLASSVRSASEALSGELSVGIYAPLAPFRAPEILDRFEAAFPEVQLTFFEGDQGSLQEALHDGRCEVALMYDLGVDHRFARTVIDRVPPHVIVPEARAQALAGRSVVSLREFADDPFILLNLPHTGDYYLRLFRQLGLEPRIRHVSLGYETVRSYVARGHGYSILNQWLDQSLTYSGKRVVPLRLSDEFPPTEVSLVQRRDISPTRKAQAFVEVCRDIYQGSAGASTASIGRNEPSH; this is translated from the coding sequence ATGACAACGGCGTTCACCCTGGTGCAGCTCTCGTACTTCAGCGCGGTGGCGCGCCTCGAGAATATGACGGCCGCGGCCGCGGAGCTGAGCGTCACCCAGTCGACGCTCTCGAGCGCCATCTCGCAGCTGGAGCGCGAACTCGCCGTCGAGCTCTTCACGCGGGATCGCGGGCGCGGCCTCCAGCTCACCCCGGCCGGCCGGGCGCTGCTCGCCCGCGGCCCTGCCCTGCTCGAAGAGGCGGAGCTGCTCGCGTCGTCGGTGCGCTCGGCGAGCGAGGCCCTCTCGGGCGAGCTGTCGGTCGGCATCTACGCGCCGCTCGCGCCGTTCCGGGCCCCCGAGATCCTCGACCGGTTCGAGGCCGCGTTCCCCGAGGTGCAGCTCACCTTCTTCGAGGGCGACCAGGGCAGCCTGCAGGAGGCGCTGCACGACGGGCGCTGCGAGGTCGCGCTCATGTACGACCTCGGCGTCGACCACCGCTTCGCCCGCACCGTCATCGACCGCGTGCCGCCCCACGTCATCGTGCCCGAAGCGCGGGCCCAGGCGCTCGCCGGGCGATCCGTCGTCAGTCTCCGAGAGTTCGCCGACGACCCCTTCATCCTGCTCAACCTCCCCCACACCGGCGACTACTACCTCCGGCTCTTCCGCCAGCTCGGGCTGGAGCCGCGCATCCGGCACGTCTCCCTCGGCTACGAGACGGTGCGCTCGTACGTGGCGCGCGGCCACGGCTACTCGATCCTGAACCAGTGGCTCGATCAGAGCCTCACCTACTCGGGCAAACGGGTCGTGCCGCTGCGCCTCTCCGACGAGTTCCCGCCCACGGAGGTGTCGCTCGTGCAGCGGCGCGACATCTCGCCCACCCGCAAGGCGCAGGCCTTCGTCGAGGTCTGCCGCGACATCTACCAGGGTTCCGCGGGGGCATCGACTGCGTCGATCGGCCGCAACGAACCTTCCCATTAG
- a CDS encoding MFS transporter: protein MTLNSDRAHPVAPERASSRAAEPTATAQPPTDPVNLPTGPLPVAERKRLDKKRLRVLLAGSVGQFIEFYDFSLYGLSALTLATLFFPSDNPAVGLLSTFAAFGVAFFIRPLGGLFFGAIGDRYGRRPVLYITLLTIGIATAGIGLLPTYAQIGIAAPILLVLCRLLQGFSAGGESVGAPAFVFEHAPKHRRGLWLNITLAATALPSVIGGALILALSQSLPADAFEGWGWRVPFLLALPLAAFGLWIRSRTDESEAFKEVQAEQQQTERQTPIRDAFRENWLKMLQVIMVMGLTAMGFYFLSGYFVSYVQTAGDLSRESSLLANAAAMLLYALLLPVGGMIGDRVGRKPMLIAGAAVIALLAVPAFMLVTSGSLPLAILGQFLFVGAVCVYGGGCYTFFVEIFTTRTRFTSAAVSYNVGYAIFGGTAPFIGTWLVETTGFGASPGVYMAAAAAIVFLVLVLTRIPETHPLKRKPLTGVVR, encoded by the coding sequence ATGACGCTGAATTCCGACCGAGCCCATCCCGTCGCCCCCGAGCGCGCGTCGTCGCGCGCCGCGGAACCGACCGCCACCGCCCAGCCGCCCACCGACCCCGTCAACCTCCCGACCGGGCCGCTGCCCGTCGCGGAGCGGAAGCGGCTCGACAAGAAGCGTCTGCGCGTGCTGCTCGCCGGCAGCGTGGGCCAGTTCATCGAGTTCTACGACTTCAGCCTCTACGGCCTCTCGGCGCTCACCCTCGCCACCCTGTTCTTCCCAAGCGACAACCCCGCGGTCGGGCTCCTCTCGACGTTCGCCGCCTTCGGCGTCGCATTCTTCATCCGCCCGCTCGGCGGGCTGTTCTTCGGCGCGATCGGCGACCGCTACGGCCGCCGCCCCGTGCTGTACATCACGCTGCTCACGATCGGCATCGCGACGGCCGGCATCGGGCTCCTCCCCACGTACGCGCAGATCGGGATCGCCGCGCCCATCCTGCTGGTGCTCTGCCGCCTGCTGCAGGGCTTCTCGGCCGGCGGCGAGTCGGTCGGCGCGCCCGCCTTCGTGTTCGAGCACGCCCCCAAGCATCGGCGCGGGCTCTGGCTGAACATCACACTCGCCGCCACCGCCCTGCCCTCCGTCATCGGCGGCGCGCTGATCCTCGCGCTCTCGCAGAGTCTCCCCGCCGACGCGTTCGAGGGCTGGGGCTGGCGCGTCCCGTTCCTCCTCGCCCTGCCGCTCGCCGCATTCGGGCTGTGGATCCGCTCCCGCACCGACGAGTCGGAGGCGTTCAAGGAGGTGCAGGCCGAGCAGCAGCAGACCGAGCGGCAGACGCCGATCCGCGACGCCTTCCGCGAGAACTGGCTGAAGATGCTCCAGGTCATCATGGTGATGGGGCTCACGGCGATGGGCTTCTACTTCTTGTCGGGCTACTTCGTCTCCTACGTGCAGACCGCCGGCGATCTCTCGCGCGAGAGCTCGCTGCTCGCCAACGCCGCAGCCATGCTGCTGTACGCGCTGCTGCTGCCGGTCGGCGGCATGATCGGCGACCGCGTGGGGCGCAAGCCCATGCTGATCGCGGGCGCGGCCGTCATCGCGCTGCTCGCCGTGCCCGCCTTCATGCTCGTCACGTCAGGGTCGCTGCCGCTCGCGATCCTCGGCCAGTTCCTCTTCGTCGGCGCCGTCTGCGTGTACGGCGGCGGCTGCTACACCTTCTTCGTCGAGATCTTCACGACCCGCACGAGGTTCACCTCCGCCGCCGTCAGCTACAACGTCGGCTACGCCATCTTCGGCGGCACCGCGCCGTTCATCGGCACGTGGCTCGTCGAGACCACCGGGTTCGGTGCGAGCCCCGGCGTCTACATGGCGGCAGCGGCCGCGATCGTGTTCCTCGTGCTCGTGCTCACCCGCATCCCCGAAACCCATCCGCTGAAGCGGAAGCCCCTGACAGGAGTTGTCCGATGA
- a CDS encoding M20 family metallo-hydrolase, translating to MTPDAFLADFHAVARIGATPAGGVDRQAATPADRETREWFGAFAARRGWKTRVDGIGNQFALVELVPGAPYVLLGSHLDSQPLGGRFDGAYGVIAALHAAERIAARVSGAGAAADGPPFNLAVVNWFNEEGGRFAPSIMGSSVFAGIKDEAEMLDVRDLEGTSVREALSAIGYLGADERPAIASYAEIHIEQGRLLERDGLPIGAVDRSWYTQKLDIEVLGEQSHTGATAMADRHDALLGAAQVITRVHEVTELFPPETLVSSVGQLTLEPNSPIVVARRVRLVADLRADDAAVVLAARDRLRTDIAEIADAYGLTITARDFDVRDNQHYPEAGLALAEEAAAHLGLGARRIRTMAGHDSVAMNRIAPTVMLFIPSVDGVSHCEREYTSDADMVAGVEMLAEVGWRLVHGALQPETASALAASA from the coding sequence ATGACCCCCGATGCCTTTCTCGCTGACTTCCACGCCGTCGCCCGCATCGGCGCGACGCCCGCCGGCGGCGTCGACCGCCAGGCCGCGACCCCCGCCGATCGCGAGACGCGCGAGTGGTTCGGCGCGTTCGCCGCCCGGCGCGGTTGGAAGACCCGCGTCGACGGCATCGGCAACCAGTTCGCGCTCGTCGAGCTCGTGCCCGGAGCCCCCTACGTGCTGCTGGGCTCGCACCTCGACTCGCAGCCGCTCGGCGGCCGCTTCGACGGCGCCTACGGCGTGATCGCCGCCCTGCACGCGGCGGAGCGGATCGCGGCTCGCGTCTCGGGTGCGGGCGCCGCCGCCGACGGGCCGCCGTTCAACCTCGCCGTCGTCAACTGGTTCAACGAGGAGGGCGGCCGCTTCGCCCCCTCCATCATGGGCAGCTCCGTGTTCGCCGGCATCAAGGACGAGGCGGAGATGCTCGACGTGCGCGATCTCGAGGGCACGAGCGTGCGCGAGGCGCTCTCCGCCATCGGGTACCTCGGCGCCGACGAGCGCCCCGCCATCGCCTCGTACGCCGAGATCCACATCGAGCAGGGGCGCCTGCTCGAACGCGACGGCCTGCCGATCGGCGCCGTCGATCGCAGCTGGTACACGCAGAAGCTCGACATCGAGGTGCTCGGGGAGCAGTCGCACACCGGTGCGACCGCGATGGCCGATCGGCACGACGCGCTGCTGGGCGCCGCGCAGGTGATCACCCGCGTGCACGAGGTGACCGAGCTCTTCCCGCCCGAGACGCTCGTGTCGTCGGTGGGTCAGCTCACCCTCGAGCCGAACTCGCCCATCGTGGTGGCCCGCCGCGTGCGCCTCGTCGCCGACCTCCGCGCCGACGACGCCGCCGTCGTGCTCGCGGCCCGCGACCGGCTGCGCACCGACATCGCGGAGATCGCCGACGCCTACGGGCTGACCATCACGGCCCGCGACTTCGACGTGCGCGACAACCAGCACTACCCCGAGGCCGGGCTCGCCCTCGCGGAGGAGGCCGCGGCGCATCTCGGGCTGGGCGCCCGTCGCATCCGCACGATGGCCGGGCACGACTCGGTCGCGATGAACCGGATCGCGCCCACCGTGATGCTCTTCATCCCCTCGGTCGACGGCGTGAGCCACTGCGAGCGGGAGTACACGAGCGACGCCGACATGGTGGCCGGCGTCGAGATGCTGGCCGAGGTCGGCTGGCGGCTCGTGCACGGCGCCCTGCAGCCCGAGACCGCATCCGCACTCGCGGCGAGCGCGTGA
- a CDS encoding amidase, whose product MSTASASTAAPAAERTGGTGAISAPETPDTRRAVISGDAELALLDAHTARDRFRSGDLAPSALLEAVLTRIEAVNGDGEHPGVNAFTEILADSARAAARAADAAYAAARPGDAPLPPLLGIPVATKEKHGIAGLTLEQGLAACRGDIAAAHHPVVERVLAAGGVIHGRTTSPEFSCATTTHSPMWGVTRNPWNLDATPGGSSGGAGAALAAGMAVLATASDIAGSTRIPAGFTGTVGYKAPYGRIPGAPPLSADWYRGDGPMGRTVADTALLAEVMSGRHPGDHASWGPQAIGSLTSALQGAAGAQGLRVGLSLTLGDYPVAASIRERTLHVARALEAAGAEIVEVDLPWTTDRLRRTAFAHFGHILGPAMSRLTAGTEAELADYTRRFIADAARAASQVSLPDSLALDAAVQSELAAAMAGVDVLLTPTQAVEMLDADGAYLDGIDVRDADGTTRHLEHYWEAHLTSPFNIANRVPVLSVPSGLSPVGVPIGVQVVGHPFDEAMVFRAGSAITELVAAPPFPIEIGARRDATLG is encoded by the coding sequence ATGAGCACGGCATCCGCATCGACGGCCGCACCCGCGGCCGAGCGCACCGGCGGCACCGGCGCCATCAGCGCGCCCGAGACCCCCGATACCCGCCGCGCCGTCATCAGCGGCGACGCAGAGCTCGCGTTGCTCGACGCGCACACCGCCCGTGACCGCTTCCGCAGCGGAGACCTCGCCCCGTCCGCGCTGCTCGAGGCGGTGCTCACCCGCATCGAGGCGGTGAACGGCGACGGCGAGCACCCCGGCGTGAACGCCTTCACCGAGATCCTCGCCGACTCCGCGCGGGCGGCGGCGCGGGCCGCAGACGCCGCGTACGCGGCAGCCCGCCCGGGCGACGCGCCGCTCCCGCCGCTCCTCGGCATCCCCGTGGCGACGAAGGAGAAGCACGGGATCGCGGGGCTCACCCTCGAACAGGGGCTCGCGGCCTGCCGCGGCGACATCGCGGCCGCGCACCACCCCGTCGTCGAGCGCGTGCTCGCCGCGGGCGGTGTGATCCACGGCCGCACGACCTCGCCCGAGTTCTCGTGCGCCACGACGACGCACTCCCCCATGTGGGGCGTGACGCGCAACCCGTGGAACCTCGACGCGACGCCGGGAGGATCATCGGGCGGGGCCGGTGCGGCCCTCGCCGCGGGCATGGCGGTGCTCGCGACCGCCTCCGACATCGCGGGCAGCACCCGCATTCCGGCCGGGTTCACCGGCACCGTCGGGTACAAGGCGCCCTACGGCCGCATTCCGGGAGCGCCCCCGCTCTCCGCCGACTGGTACCGCGGCGACGGCCCGATGGGGCGCACCGTGGCCGACACGGCGCTGCTCGCCGAGGTGATGAGCGGGCGCCACCCCGGCGACCACGCGTCGTGGGGACCGCAGGCGATCGGCTCGCTCACCTCCGCGCTGCAGGGCGCTGCGGGAGCGCAGGGTTTGCGGGTCGGGCTCTCGCTCACGCTCGGCGACTACCCCGTCGCGGCCTCGATCCGGGAGCGCACCCTGCACGTGGCCCGCGCGCTCGAAGCCGCGGGCGCCGAGATCGTCGAGGTCGATCTCCCCTGGACCACCGACCGGCTGCGCCGCACCGCCTTCGCCCACTTCGGCCACATCCTCGGCCCCGCGATGTCGCGGCTCACCGCGGGCACCGAGGCGGAGCTCGCCGACTACACGCGGCGCTTCATCGCCGACGCCGCCCGCGCCGCGTCGCAGGTGAGCCTCCCCGATTCGCTCGCGCTCGACGCCGCGGTGCAGTCGGAGCTCGCCGCCGCCATGGCGGGCGTCGACGTGCTCCTGACGCCCACGCAGGCCGTCGAGATGCTCGATGCCGACGGCGCGTACCTCGACGGCATCGACGTGCGCGACGCCGACGGCACGACGCGGCACCTGGAGCACTACTGGGAGGCCCACCTCACCAGCCCGTTCAACATCGCGAACCGCGTCCCCGTGCTCTCGGTACCGAGCGGCCTCTCACCGGTCGGCGTGCCCATCGGCGTGCAGGTGGTCGGGCACCCCTTCGACGAGGCGATGGTGTTCCGCGCGGGCTCCGCGATCACCGAGCTCGTCGCCGCACCGCCGTTCCCCATCGAGATCGGGGCGCGACGCGACGCGACGCTCGGGTGA
- a CDS encoding cupredoxin domain-containing protein, with amino-acid sequence MRCISTERDGIVDRSTVDRSTVDRGISRRRLLSGAAGVFGAGAAAVLAGCAPAGKPDPVPSDDDVKAYATVTVVDNRFEPAEVEIAPQQAVRWVFVGPGEHDVVADDRGFVSELLVEGSYTHQFTEEGEYPYLCSIHPEMRGVVRVVAP; translated from the coding sequence GTGCGCTGCATCAGCACTGAGCGGGACGGCATCGTGGATCGCAGCACCGTGGATCGCAGCACCGTGGATCGCGGCATCTCGCGGCGACGTCTGCTCAGCGGGGCGGCCGGCGTCTTCGGCGCCGGCGCCGCCGCCGTGCTGGCGGGCTGCGCGCCCGCGGGCAAGCCCGATCCCGTGCCGTCGGATGACGACGTCAAGGCGTACGCGACCGTCACCGTGGTCGACAACCGCTTCGAGCCCGCCGAGGTCGAGATCGCGCCGCAGCAGGCGGTGCGGTGGGTGTTCGTCGGGCCGGGCGAGCACGACGTCGTCGCCGACGACCGCGGCTTCGTGAGCGAGCTGCTCGTCGAGGGCAGCTACACGCACCAGTTCACCGAGGAGGGGGAGTACCCCTATCTCTGCTCGATCCACCCCGAGATGCGCGGCGTGGTGCGCGTCGTCGCACCGTAG
- a CDS encoding NAD(P)H-quinone dehydrogenase has protein sequence MAKANERKHRIAIVGGGPGGYEAALAGAQLGAEVILIERAGVGGAAVLTDVVPSKSLIATASAAQSVRDSGRLGVQAFVPGGDGKPVRPEIAVNLAAVNKRLLAMAGAQSVDMLRSLEDAGVRVVQGEGRLDGPNAVVISTAAGGGGTDFDRIEADTIVVSVGSSPRELDSAKPDGERILTWKQLYDLPSVPEHLVVVGSGVTGAEFANAYRTLGSEVTLVSSRDQVLPGEDRDAAGVIEREFTRLGMQVMSKSRATSVSRTETGVLVELEDGRTIEATHCLMAVGSIPNTAGLGLAEAGVSLTDSGHIRVNKVARTNVPSIYAAGDCTDFFPLASVASMQGRTAIMHALGDFVRPIDLRNVAANVFTYPEIATVGWNENSLAEASDVAKAVSHTIPLSVNPRAKMIGFTDGFVKLFAWQASGTVIGGVVVAHRASELIFPLALAVEHRLTVDQVASAFAVYPSMTGAITDAARALHQH, from the coding sequence ATGGCGAAAGCGAATGAACGGAAGCATCGGATCGCGATAGTCGGCGGCGGCCCCGGCGGCTACGAGGCGGCGCTCGCCGGAGCCCAGCTCGGCGCCGAAGTCATTCTCATCGAGCGCGCCGGAGTCGGCGGCGCGGCCGTGCTCACGGATGTCGTTCCGTCGAAGAGCCTCATCGCCACGGCGAGCGCGGCGCAGAGCGTGCGCGATTCGGGGCGGCTGGGTGTGCAGGCCTTCGTGCCCGGCGGCGACGGCAAGCCGGTGCGCCCCGAGATCGCCGTGAACCTGGCGGCGGTGAACAAGCGCCTGCTCGCGATGGCGGGCGCGCAGTCGGTCGACATGCTCCGCTCGCTCGAAGACGCCGGCGTGCGCGTGGTGCAGGGCGAGGGCCGGCTCGACGGGCCGAACGCGGTCGTCATCTCCACGGCGGCGGGCGGCGGCGGCACCGACTTCGACCGTATCGAGGCCGACACGATCGTCGTCTCCGTCGGGTCGAGCCCGCGAGAGCTCGACTCGGCGAAGCCCGACGGCGAGCGCATCCTCACCTGGAAGCAGCTCTACGACCTGCCGAGCGTGCCCGAGCACCTCGTGGTCGTCGGCTCCGGGGTGACGGGCGCCGAGTTCGCGAACGCGTACCGCACCCTCGGCTCCGAGGTGACGCTCGTGTCGAGCCGCGACCAGGTGCTCCCGGGCGAGGATCGCGACGCTGCGGGCGTGATCGAGCGGGAGTTCACCCGCCTCGGCATGCAGGTCATGTCGAAGTCTCGCGCCACGTCGGTGTCGCGCACGGAGACCGGCGTGCTCGTCGAGCTCGAGGACGGGCGCACGATCGAGGCGACGCACTGCCTGATGGCGGTCGGGTCGATCCCGAACACCGCCGGCCTGGGCCTCGCGGAGGCCGGGGTCTCGCTGACCGACAGCGGGCACATCCGGGTGAACAAGGTCGCCCGCACGAACGTGCCCTCGATCTACGCGGCGGGCGACTGCACCGACTTCTTCCCGCTCGCCTCGGTCGCGTCGATGCAGGGCCGCACGGCCATCATGCACGCGCTGGGAGACTTCGTGCGCCCGATCGATCTGCGCAACGTCGCGGCGAACGTCTTCACCTACCCCGAGATCGCGACGGTCGGCTGGAACGAGAACTCGCTCGCCGAGGCCTCCGACGTGGCGAAGGCCGTATCGCACACGATCCCGTTGAGCGTGAACCCGCGCGCGAAGATGATCGGCTTCACCGATGGCTTCGTGAAGCTGTTCGCGTGGCAGGCGTCGGGCACGGTGATCGGTGGCGTCGTCGTGGCGCACCGCGCCAGCGAGCTGATCTTCCCGCTCGCGCTCGCCGTCGAGCACCGGCTCACGGTCGACCAGGTGGCCTCGGCGTTCGCGGTCTACCCGTCGATGACCGGCGCGATCACGGATGCGGCGCGTGCGCTGCATCAGCACTGA
- a CDS encoding SIP domain-containing protein, producing the protein MNFSEPSDFPEAVSVVDPDGIDCVVAAGDASDLPQLGEWLRELPDTAYGRVFIEVFSEIQIETLPAPPNVGITWLCREQREQSPRPGLGRRRGEALAGAVDAWFDEWLWADGEAVRNIQLWMGARTSSVMQTYWMGLDRRLEKRWPGYCDRDCRTECQRGE; encoded by the coding sequence GTGAACTTCTCTGAACCATCCGATTTCCCCGAGGCTGTCTCGGTCGTCGACCCCGACGGCATCGACTGCGTGGTGGCTGCCGGCGACGCTTCGGACCTGCCCCAGCTCGGGGAATGGCTCCGCGAGCTGCCCGACACGGCGTACGGCCGCGTCTTCATCGAGGTGTTCTCCGAGATTCAGATCGAGACGCTGCCGGCACCCCCGAACGTGGGCATCACGTGGCTGTGCCGCGAGCAGCGCGAGCAGAGCCCGCGGCCGGGCCTCGGGCGGCGGCGCGGCGAAGCGCTCGCCGGCGCCGTGGACGCCTGGTTCGACGAGTGGCTGTGGGCCGACGGCGAGGCCGTGCGCAACATTCAGCTCTGGATGGGCGCGCGCACGAGCTCGGTCATGCAGACCTACTGGATGGGGCTCGACCGGCGCCTCGAGAAGCGGTGGCCCGGGTACTGCGATCGCGACTGCCGCACGGAGTGCCAGCGGGGCGAGTGA